AACAATGTGTGAGGAAGTGGCTGAGGAAATAAACATGATAAAGCAAGAATATAATTTAACACAAAACAGTTCTGAAGAAATATCACTTGAGCTGGAAAtgcaaagaaaggaagaaagtgaGAGCAAGCAGGAGTCAAGGTTCTATGATGAGAAGTCTATTCTGTTATGTGACAAGGAGAGAGGTTGTGACCTTGCTGAAAACGAGAACCAACATTATTTTGAGGAAATAAGGCTATCAAAGAACAGAGATAATGTAGAAAATGTAGTGGAAAGTGATGAGACATTAAAGTTAACAATGACAAATGCAAATGTCCCAGAGAGCACAGAtatacagagaacagagaaaataacACTTTCAGCGTATGACAGACAAGAAGGTGTAAGTGAAGAGAGAGTGCATGCTGCAGAAGCACTAACCACAGATCATATAACTGGGCCAGCTGAAATCATATCGCTATCTTTATCTGAACAGCCACAAACAGAGGCTGCATGCAATGAGGAAGACATCAGATACAaatataaagaagaagaagagggtgTGGTGCAGCTTGTTAGCACTTTGGCAAAAGAAGATGGTGCAGTTAAGGATTATTCAGGACAAACTGGTCAAAAAAAGTACAGAACTGTCTCTCCGACATACAGTGGAGAATGTGAAGAATACAACATCCCGCATCTGTCCGAGGAACAGTTTAAAGCAGTGGAGGTAACAACTGAACCTGTGACAAATTCTACCATTGACTTGACTGAGGATGAATGCAAGACATCCAGTTGTTTTACTCAGGAGAAATGGTTGGGCTCTTGCGATACTCTCACAGAAAGAAGAGAGCAAGGGTTGGAGGATGGAATCGAGAATGATGTGGCAATCAAGTGCAAAAATATTTCACAAGAAGATGATGAAACTCTAACCACTGTTTTCGTGTGTGCAGAAAATGAAGGTAAAGTACAGGATTGCAGTGCAAAACCAGAATGTGATGTTTTTGACAGCGAGGTTATGACCAATACACCTGTCATGATTTCAAATGTTCTTGTACATCAGACTGAATGTGTCATCCATAACGAAGAAACAAAAGCAAAAGTGCTGGTGGAAaaagaaaagcacaaaaaaacaccacTGGATGATGAGAAAAGCAATGATTCCACAGCCTCAAATGACCAGAAAATACCACAAATTCAGAATGATGCTGGCACATTTATTGATTCTTCTCAAGAAATGTCTATAGTAGTTGAGGAATATGATAAGGAAAATGCCAGCCAAGTTCACACTTCTCTAACAAGTGGCACAATGAAGGATATTCCTGAAACACAGGATAATGTAGACATTCCAGGGAATGCAGAAAACATTCAAGAAATGGCACATGACCAAACAGCCCAGTTGCCTTGGCATTATAATAGATCTGAAGACCATCTAGAAAAGTCAGAAAGCCAAAGCAGACAGGAGGATAATGTGATCTCTGAGACTCCAGAACTGAGCACATCTGGGAAAAGGAGAAAGATAGGCTCAACTCGATTTAGTCATAGAGGGCAGCTCCATGGAGGAGACAAGAAAAAGAtaaatgaaaaagaagaaaatcaagaTGACAAACACCTAACTGAAGAGGGTATTCAACCAAAAGAAGAAACAAATACCTGTCCTAAAGAAGATTCCTCCACTGAAGATCTTACAGCAGTGTGTTCAGAACATGTACTTTCTGAGGTATCCTCTCTAACAGCTAAACTGAGTTTACATACTAACATACTACCATCACCAGTAACTGAACCTGGAGACTCAAAGACAGATGATGGAAATGATCAtgaaaatgtagaaataaaaatcACAGAACTACATCCACAGAGTCAGagtaagaaaaagaagagattTGGATCAACCCGAAAACCTCAAGGAGGACACAGACCAGATCATGAAGAAGAGGAAAGACAATTGAAACATACAGAAACTGCAGAAGAAATTGAACATGATGTGGAGGAGAGATGTTCTCTAGAATCCTCTCATCATGAAGTTCCTACAGACCTGCTCACTGAATCAACAGATGAAACAGGAGAATATGGAAAAACTGATATGTCGAATGCCACATTAACAGATACTGATATTCAGCCTGTTGTCAATGAAGCAAGTAAAACAGAAGGACTAGTGAAAATAATAGAAGTACATGAAAAATCAGTACTGGAGGAAGAAATGGTTGATGACTTTGAATCAACTGATGAGCAGAAAATGCCCCATATCACAACAGACATGAAGAATAATACTTACACACCCCATGATGTTTCTCAGGAAATATCTGAGGTTGTTGAACAACTTCATGAGGAAAACAGTGAAAGTGGAAGCCCCGACCAAGTTCATGCTCCTCTAGCAAGTGGCCCAATGGAGGTTTTTCCTAAAACAATAGATAATGAAGGAGAGGGAAGACAAATGAAAGATACAGAAGCTGCAGAAGAAATTAAACATGATGTGGAGGTGAGATGTTCTCCAGAAATCTCTCATCGTGAAGTTTCTACAGACCTGCTCACTGAATCAACAGATGAAACAGGAGAATATGGAAAAACTGATATGTCACATGCCACATTTACAGATACTGATGTTCAGCCCTTTGTCAATGACGCAAGTAAAACAGAAGGACTAGTGGAAATGATAGAAGTACATGGAAAATCAGTACTAGAGGATGAGACGGTTGATGACTTTGAATCAACTGATGAGAAGAAAATGCCCCATATCACCACAGACATGCAGAATAATACTCACACACACCATGATGTTTCTCAGGAAATGTCTGAGGTAGTTGAAGAACTTGATGAGGACAATAATGAAAATGGAAGCCCCAGACAAGTTCATGCTCCTCTAACAAGTGACCCAAGGGAGATTATTCCCAAAACAATAGATAatgaaagagaggaaagaaaaaggaGAGATACAGAAGATGCAGAAGAAATCGAACATGATGTGGAGGAGAAATGTTCCGACAAAACCCCTCTTCATAAAGTTACTACAGAACTGCTTACTGAATCACAGAGTGATGTGAGTGAGCTACCACTTAGTATGCTTGGTCCAGCTCTTGAAAAAGAAATTACTAAATCAACAGATGAAACAGGAGAGATTGAAGGGATAGATAGATCCTCTGATGCGTCAACAGATATTGATGTTCATGCTGTCGACCATGAAGTAAACAAAGCAGAAGGACTAGTGGAAGTGATAGGAGTACATGGAAAATTAGTAGAGGAGAATATGGAACCAAAAGAAGATCAAACCATCCGTTCTGCAGAAGATTccaccactgaacaacatttaatttctgaattaTCTTCTAAAACAGCTGAACTGAGTTTACCTACTTACATACAGCCATCACCAGTAACTGAACTCTCAGACTCAAAGACAGATGATGGGAATGATCATGAAAATGTAGAAATGAAAATCACAGAACTCCATCCACAGAGTCAGagtaagaaaaagaagagattTGGATCAACCCGAAAACCTCAAGGAGGACACAGACCAGATAATGAAGGAGAGGAAAGACAATTGAAAGACACAGAAGCTGCAGAAGAAATTGAACACGATGTGGAGGAGAGATGTTCTGAAGAAACCACTCGTCAAGAAGTTACTACAGACCTGCTCACTGAATCACAGAGTGATGTGAGTGAGCTACCACTTAGTATGCTTGGTCCAGCCCTTGAAATAGAAATTGCTAAATCAACAGATGAAACAGGAGAGATTGAAGGGATAGATAGATCCTCTGATGCGTCAACAGATATTGATGTTCATGCTGTCGACCATGAAGTAAACAAAGCAGAAGGACTAGTGGAAGTGATAGGAGTACATGGAAAATTAGTAGAGGAGAATATGGAACCAAAAGAAGATCAAACCATCTGTTCTGCAGAAGATCCCACCACTGAACATGTACTTTCTGAATTATCTTCTGAAACAGCTGAACTGAGTTTAACTTCTAACACACAGCTGTCAATATTAACTGAACTCTCAGAGTCCAAGTCAGATGATGGGAATGATCTTGAAAATGTAGAAATGAAAATCACAGAACTCCATCCACAGAGTCAGagtaagaaaaagaagagattTGGATCAACCCGAAAACCTCAAGGAGGACACAGACCAGATAATGAAGGAGAGGAAAGACAATTGAAAGACACAGAAGCTGCAGAAGAAATTGAACACGATGTGGAGGAGATATGTTCTGCAGAAACCTCTCATCATGAAGTTCCTACAGACCTGCTCACTGAATCAACAGATGAAACAGAAGAATATAGAAGTAGTAATATGTTGAATGCCACAGTAACAGATACTGATGTTCAGCCTATTGTCTGTGAAGCAAGTAAAACAGAAGGACTAGTGGAAATGATAAATGTTCATGAAAAACCAGTACTGGAGGATGAGACGGTCGATGACTCAGATGAGCAGAAAATGCCCCATATCACCACAGACATGCAAAATGAAACTTCCACACTCCATGATGTTTCTCAGGAAATATCTGAGGTAGTTGAAGAACATAATGAGGACAACAATGAAAGTGGAAGCCCCAACCAAGTTCATTTTCCTCTGAAAAGTGGCCCAGTGGAGATTATTCATAAAACAATAGATAAtaaaagagaggaaagaaaaaggaGAGATACAGAAGCTGCAGATGAAATTGAACATGATGTGGAGGAGAGATGTTCTGAAGAAACCACTCGTCATGAAGTTCCTACAGACCTGCTCACTGAATCACAGAGTGATGTGAGTGGACTACCACTTAGTATGCTTGGTCCAGCTCTTGAAAAAGAAATTACTAAATCAACAGATGAAACAGGAGAGATTGAAGGGATAGATAGATCCTCTGATGCGTCAACAGATATTGATGTGCATGCTGTCGACCATGAAGTAAACAAAGCAGAAGGACTAGTGGAAGTGATAGGAGTACATGGAAAATTAGTAGAGGAGAGTATGGAACCAAAAGAAGATCAAACCATCCGTTCTGCAGAAGATCccaccactgaacaacatgtACTTTCTGAATTATCTTCTGAAACAGCTGAACTGAGTTTAACTTCTAACACACAGCTGTCAATATTAACTGAACTCTCAGAGTCCAAGTCAGATGATGGGAATGATCTTGAAAATGTAGAAATGAAAATCACAGAACTCCATCCACAGAGCCAGagtaagaaaaagaagagattTGGATCAACCCGAAAACCTCAAGGAGGACACAGACCAGATAATGAAGAAGAGGAAAGACAATTGAAACATACAGAAACTGCAGAAGAAATTGAACATGATGTGGAAGAGAGGTATTCTGAAGAAAACACTCATCATGAATTGATTACAGACCTGCCTGATATGTCGAATGCCACATTAACAGATACTGATGTTCAGCCTATTGTCTGTGAAGCAAGTAAAACAGAAGGACTAGTGGAAATAATAAATGTACATGAAAAAACAGTACTGGAGGGGGGTGAGACGGTTGATGGCTCAGATGAGCAGAAAATGCCCCATATAAATATAGACATGCAGAATGAAACTTCCACACCCCGTGATGTTTCTCAGGAAATATCTGAGGTAGTTGAAGAACTTGATGAGGACAACAATGAAAGTGGAAGCCCCAACCAAGTTCATTCTCCTCTAACAAGTGTCACAGTGGAGGTTATTCCTAAAACAATAGATAATgaagaagaggaaagaaaaaggAGAGATACAGAAGCTGCAGAAGAAATTGAACATGATGTGGAGGAGAGATGTTCTGAAGAAACCACTCATCATGAAGTTACTACAGACCTGCTCACTGAATCACAGAGTGATGTGAGTGGACTACCACTTAGTATGCTTGGTCCAGCTCTTGAAATAGAAATTGCTAAATCAACAGATAATACAGGAGAGTGTGAAGGGATAGATAGATCCTCTGATGCGTCAACAGATATTGATGTTCATGCTGTCGGCCATGGAGTAAACAAAGCAGAAGGACTAGTGGAAGTGATAGGAGTACATGGAAAATTAGTAGAGGAGAGTATGGAACCAAAAGAAGATCAAACCATCTGTTCTGCAGAAGATTTCACCACTGAAGATCTTACAGCAGTGTGTTCAGAACAACATTTACTTTCTGAATTATCTTCTCAAACAGCTGAACTGAGTTTAACTACTAACACACAGCTGTCAACAGTAACCAAACTCTCAGAGTCCAAGCCAGATGATGGGAATGATCAtgaaaatgtagaaataaaaatcACAGAACTTCATCCACAGAGCCAGagtaagaaaaagaagagattTGGATCAACCCGAAAACCTCAAGGAGGACACAGACCAGATCATGAAGAAGAGGAAAGAAAGTTGAAAGATGCAGAAGAAATTGAACATGATGTGGAGGAGATATGTTCTCCAGAATCCTCTCATCATGAAGTTCCTACAGACCTGCTCACTGAATCAACAGATGAAACAGGAGAAACTAATATGTCACATGCCACATTAACAGATACTGATGTTCAATCTGTTGTCTGTGAAGCAAGTAAAACAGAAGGACTAGTGGAAATTATAGAAGTACCTGAAAAAACAGTACTGGAGGAAGAAATTGTTGATGACTCTGAATCCACTGATGAGCAGAAAATGGCATTAATCACCACAAACATGCAGAATAATACTTACACACT
This DNA window, taken from Astyanax mexicanus isolate ESR-SI-001 chromosome 5, AstMex3_surface, whole genome shotgun sequence, encodes the following:
- the LOC125802246 gene encoding uncharacterized protein LOC125802246, with amino-acid sequence MSGRKSRKSQKLGSSRRNVNRSNNRDTEEKESDDGNPQTGHEEHKSEQQIDSNTITENPSDDASLQHQPDQAKTSGISQQASPSELHIQSQESKDLLTQAEAVSKKRKMGSTRKSRGFKGGEIPEEEPEQNLGVCEEIKEEHEETKKQSVEVRKSKEDNDQHVLSDYSSCQPTKPESLSLQSALTGISSHEHELLEGATFCAESTSHSTHLSVGKPTESTVPSHENHLTLSQVHQQVETLPDFTGLKGRKQGSDDSPLCENSEKTEGLSESISKVLHQHWTVDPEEQGIPLISSNAYDFLKDSQESQYAQIHSVINQSSINIMHQEIQEGEPMFSSLSSTAETKEEVPSKSFGKEHEQEYSNSSEKTVYSTRDGSEEKWQNATQTKTENDISDNWLENKKETLPEDLECINDELQSSEYMKGNEDHKDEHLVEDRNECAEKVEVKHPVQPAEPNENSTLSTIEENLEDRPFDKSLVVVCDSSSSEMQHDCSVDAVDENTEKTEESLKGHDSEEDNKTSNICPKAELLDFVTEEKITSSETMCEEVAEEINMIKQEYNLTQNSSEEISLELEMQRKEESESKQESRFYDEKSILLCDKERGCDLAENENQHYFEEIRLSKNRDNVENVVESDETLKLTMTNANVPESTDIQRTEKITLSAYDRQEGVSEERVHAAEALTTDHITGPAEIISLSLSEQPQTEAACNEEDIRYKYKEEEEGVVQLVSTLAKEDGAVKDYSGQTGQKKYRTVSPTYSGECEEYNIPHLSEEQFKAVEVTTEPVTNSTIDLTEDECKTSSCFTQEKWLGSCDTLTERREQGLEDGIENDVAIKCKNISQEDDETLTTVFVCAENEGKVQDCSAKPECDVFDSEVMTNTPVMISNVLVHQTECVIHNEETKAKVLVEKEKHKKTPLDDEKSNDSTASNDQKIPQIQNDAGTFIDSSQEMSIVVEEYDKENASQVHTSLTSGTMKDIPETQDNVDIPGNAENIQEMAHDQTAQLPWHYNRSEDHLEKSESQSRQEDNVISETPELSTSGKRRKIGSTRFSHRGQLHGGDKKKINEKEENQDDKHLTEEGIQPKEETNTCPKEDSSTEDLTAVCSEHVLSEVSSLTAKLSLHTNILPSPVTEPGDSKTDDGNDHENVEIKITELHPQSQSKKKKRFGSTRKPQGGHRPDHEEEERQLKHTETMFSRILSS